The Phyllopteryx taeniolatus isolate TA_2022b chromosome 17, UOR_Ptae_1.2, whole genome shotgun sequence genome window below encodes:
- the slc6a7 gene encoding sodium-dependent proline transporter isoform X3, which produces MRDDGRKDQLGSPSSPRQNSIQLNGAAESGLNHTGASWQLPSQAPSPDPVPNRTASREQWDGKYEFLLSCLGYCVGLGNVWRFPYLCYRNGGGVFLIPYFLMLFVTGVPLFLMELCLGQYGAAGPIAVWKCCPLLKGIGIGMVCVAVLVSLYYNVIIAWTFYYLGSSFQSPLPWSCDALANAAICNSSSGESLSPSEIFWNERVLGVVNSEGLHDPGPVRPPLALCLLAAWIIVFLCMLKGIHSAGKVVYVTATFPYFVLIVLIIRGVTLEGSLQGIAFYLTPDWRRLASAQVWNDAASQIFYSLGIGVGGVLSMASYNKFDNNVIRDTVIIATGNCLSSFFAGFAIFSVLGHMAWRRGVPVANVAVSGKYSIGIGVAYAERENSRLAARISGFDICPGLAFVAYPEALALLPGSAFWSVLFFLMLFMLGIDTLFGNIEGITTAVLDEFPQLRGNAKYKSLFLAVLCFCFYLMGLLLVTDGGIYWFTLIDSFSTSFGLIIITLFMCIGISFFYGVNQFCQDIIDMIQHCPPWCSKVLLYFKACWVVFTPFLLLFILCYIFIEMYNTSLHYGSYVYPRWGKALGVCMASICCLQILIWAIVAIYKETGTLKERFHKTIRPLNSWRTNNGAGRVQGSMDTERLEGLFTVTLTEMDFNAMTWEEGCDGMRNSEGT; this is translated from the exons ATGAGGGACGACGGCCGCAAAGATCAACTCGGCAGCCCGTCGTCGCCCCGCCAG aaTTCAATACAGTTGAACGGAGCCGCCGAAAGTGGCCTCAACCACACAGGCGCGTCGTGGCAGCTCCCATCCCAAGCCCCGAGTCCAGACCCCGTCCCAAACCGGACGGCGTCCAGGGAGCAGTGGGACGGGAAGTACGAGTTCCTGCTTTCTTGCCTGGGATACTGTGTGGGTTTAGGGAACGTGTGGCGGTTCCCTTACCTTTGCTATCGCAATGGAGGCG GTGTCTTTCTTATCCCCTACTTCCTCATGCTCTTTGTTACGGGCGTTCCGCTCTTCCTCATGGAGCTCTGTCTCGGCCAGTACGGCGCGGCCGGGCCCATCGCCGTGTGGAAATGCTGCCCCCTGCTTAAAG GTATCGGCATCGGGATGGTCTGCGTGGCCGTGCTGGTGTCTCTATACTACAACGTCATTATAGCCTGGACCTTTTATTACCTGGGCAGCTCGTTCCAGAGCCCGCTGCCCTGGTCGTGCGACGCCCTCGCCAACGCTGCCATCTGCAATAGCTCCAGTGGGGAAAGCCTCAGCCCCTCAGAGATCTTCTGGAA CGAGCGCGTGCTGGGTGTCGTGAACAGTGAGGGCCTTCATGACCCGGGCCCAGTCCGCCCGCCCCTGGCCCTGTGCCTCCTGGCTGCCTGGATCATCGTCTTCCTGTGCATGCTCAAGGGCATCCACAGCGCTGGCAAG GTGGTCTATGTCACGGCTACGTTCCCGTACTTTGTACTGATCGTTTTGATCATCAGAGGCGTTACGCTGGAAGGCTCTCTTCAGGGCATCGCTTTCTACCTCACACCAGACTGGAGACGCTTAGCCAGTGCGCAG GTATGGAATGATGCAGCTTCGCAGATCTTCTACTCGTTGGGTATTGGAGTCGGAGGAGTGCTTTCCATGGCCTCCTATAATAAGTTTGACAACAATGTCATTCG GGACACGGTAATTATCGCCACTGGAAACTGCCTCTCCAGCTTTTTTGCAGGATTTGCTATATTTTCAGTCCTAGGCCACATGGCGTGGAGGAGAGGGGTGCCTGTTGCAAACGTGGCAGTTTCCGGTAAGTAttcaattggaattggggtcgccTACGCAGAGCGGGAAAATAGTCGGCTCGCAGCCAGGATTTCGGGGTTCGACATCT GTCCGGGATTAgcatttgtggcttacccagAGGCCCTCGCTCTGCTGCCTGGTTCGGCGTTCTGGTCCGTTCTCTTCTTCCTGATGCTTTTCATGTTGGGAATTGACACGCTT TTTGGCAACATTGAGGGCATAACCACTGCGGTACTCGATGAGTTTCCACAACTGCGAGGGAACGCCAAGTACAAGTCCTTGTTTCTGGCCGTGCTCTGCTTTTGCTTCTACTTGATGGGGCTCCTGTTAGTCACTGAT GGGGGCATTTACTGGTTTACGCTCATCGACTCCTTCAGCACTAGTTTTggcctcatcatcatcaccctCTTCATGTGCATTGGCATCTCCTTCTTCTACG GAGTCAACCAGTTTTGCCAGGACATCATCGACATGATCCAGCACTGCCCTCCCTGGTGCAGCAAAGTATTGTTGTACTTCAAAGCATGCTGGGTGGTCTTcactccttttcttcttttg TTCATCCTGTGCTACATCTTCATTGAGATGTACAACACGTCCCTGCACTACGGCTCCTACGTGTATCCTCGCTGGGGGAAAGCGTTGGGGGTGTGCATGGCTTCGATCTGCTGTCTGCAGATCCTCATCTGGGCCATCGTAGCCATCTACAAAGAAACCGGAACACTGAAAGAA CGCTTCCACAAAACCATTCGACCGCTGAACTCCTGGCGGACAAACAACGGCGCAGGGAGAGTGCAGGGGAGCATGGATACAGAGAGGTTGGAGGGTCTATTCACAGTTACTCTCACCGAGATGGACTTCAACGCGATGACGTGGGAGGAGGGATGTGACGGCATGAGGAACAGTGAAGGCACATAG
- the slc6a7 gene encoding sodium-dependent proline transporter isoform X2, giving the protein MRDDGRKDQLGSPSSPRQNSIQLNGAAESGLNHTGASWQLPSQAPSPDPVPNRTASREQWDGKYEFLLSCLGYCVGLGNVWRFPYLCYRNGGGVFLIPYFLMLFVTGVPLFLMELCLGQYGAAGPIAVWKCCPLLKGIGIGMVCVAVLVSLYYNVIIAWTFYYLGSSFQSPLPWSCDALANAAICNSSSGESLSPSEIFWNNDPEKASVVVLYVAFQGRRYGLISFCLAFPASERVLGVVNSEGLHDPGPVRPPLALCLLAAWIIVFLCMLKGIHSAGKVVYVTATFPYFVLIVLIIRGVTLEGSLQGIAFYLTPDWRRLASAQVWNDAASQIFYSLGIGVGGVLSMASYNKFDNNVIRDTVIIATGNCLSSFFAGFAIFSVLGHMAWRRGVPVANVAVSGPGLAFVAYPEALALLPGSAFWSVLFFLMLFMLGIDTLFGNIEGITTAVLDEFPQLRGNAKYKSLFLAVLCFCFYLMGLLLVTDGGIYWFTLIDSFSTSFGLIIITLFMCIGISFFYGVNQFCQDIIDMIQHCPPWCSKVLLYFKACWVVFTPFLLLFILCYIFIEMYNTSLHYGSYVYPRWGKALGVCMASICCLQILIWAIVAIYKETGTLKERFHKTIRPLNSWRTNNGAGRVQGSMDTERLEGLFTVTLTEMDFNAMTWEEGCDGMRNSEGT; this is encoded by the exons ATGAGGGACGACGGCCGCAAAGATCAACTCGGCAGCCCGTCGTCGCCCCGCCAG aaTTCAATACAGTTGAACGGAGCCGCCGAAAGTGGCCTCAACCACACAGGCGCGTCGTGGCAGCTCCCATCCCAAGCCCCGAGTCCAGACCCCGTCCCAAACCGGACGGCGTCCAGGGAGCAGTGGGACGGGAAGTACGAGTTCCTGCTTTCTTGCCTGGGATACTGTGTGGGTTTAGGGAACGTGTGGCGGTTCCCTTACCTTTGCTATCGCAATGGAGGCG GTGTCTTTCTTATCCCCTACTTCCTCATGCTCTTTGTTACGGGCGTTCCGCTCTTCCTCATGGAGCTCTGTCTCGGCCAGTACGGCGCGGCCGGGCCCATCGCCGTGTGGAAATGCTGCCCCCTGCTTAAAG GTATCGGCATCGGGATGGTCTGCGTGGCCGTGCTGGTGTCTCTATACTACAACGTCATTATAGCCTGGACCTTTTATTACCTGGGCAGCTCGTTCCAGAGCCCGCTGCCCTGGTCGTGCGACGCCCTCGCCAACGCTGCCATCTGCAATAGCTCCAGTGGGGAAAGCCTCAGCCCCTCAGAGATCTTCTGGAA caACGATCCAGAAAAGGCTTCCGTTGTTGTCCTATACGTTGCTTTTCAAGGACGACGGTATGGGCTCATTTCTTTTTGTCTCGCGTTTCCTGCCAGCGAGCGCGTGCTGGGTGTCGTGAACAGTGAGGGCCTTCATGACCCGGGCCCAGTCCGCCCGCCCCTGGCCCTGTGCCTCCTGGCTGCCTGGATCATCGTCTTCCTGTGCATGCTCAAGGGCATCCACAGCGCTGGCAAG GTGGTCTATGTCACGGCTACGTTCCCGTACTTTGTACTGATCGTTTTGATCATCAGAGGCGTTACGCTGGAAGGCTCTCTTCAGGGCATCGCTTTCTACCTCACACCAGACTGGAGACGCTTAGCCAGTGCGCAG GTATGGAATGATGCAGCTTCGCAGATCTTCTACTCGTTGGGTATTGGAGTCGGAGGAGTGCTTTCCATGGCCTCCTATAATAAGTTTGACAACAATGTCATTCG GGACACGGTAATTATCGCCACTGGAAACTGCCTCTCCAGCTTTTTTGCAGGATTTGCTATATTTTCAGTCCTAGGCCACATGGCGTGGAGGAGAGGGGTGCCTGTTGCAAACGTGGCAGTTTCCG GTCCGGGATTAgcatttgtggcttacccagAGGCCCTCGCTCTGCTGCCTGGTTCGGCGTTCTGGTCCGTTCTCTTCTTCCTGATGCTTTTCATGTTGGGAATTGACACGCTT TTTGGCAACATTGAGGGCATAACCACTGCGGTACTCGATGAGTTTCCACAACTGCGAGGGAACGCCAAGTACAAGTCCTTGTTTCTGGCCGTGCTCTGCTTTTGCTTCTACTTGATGGGGCTCCTGTTAGTCACTGAT GGGGGCATTTACTGGTTTACGCTCATCGACTCCTTCAGCACTAGTTTTggcctcatcatcatcaccctCTTCATGTGCATTGGCATCTCCTTCTTCTACG GAGTCAACCAGTTTTGCCAGGACATCATCGACATGATCCAGCACTGCCCTCCCTGGTGCAGCAAAGTATTGTTGTACTTCAAAGCATGCTGGGTGGTCTTcactccttttcttcttttg TTCATCCTGTGCTACATCTTCATTGAGATGTACAACACGTCCCTGCACTACGGCTCCTACGTGTATCCTCGCTGGGGGAAAGCGTTGGGGGTGTGCATGGCTTCGATCTGCTGTCTGCAGATCCTCATCTGGGCCATCGTAGCCATCTACAAAGAAACCGGAACACTGAAAGAA CGCTTCCACAAAACCATTCGACCGCTGAACTCCTGGCGGACAAACAACGGCGCAGGGAGAGTGCAGGGGAGCATGGATACAGAGAGGTTGGAGGGTCTATTCACAGTTACTCTCACCGAGATGGACTTCAACGCGATGACGTGGGAGGAGGGATGTGACGGCATGAGGAACAGTGAAGGCACATAG
- the slc6a7 gene encoding sodium-dependent proline transporter isoform X1, with amino-acid sequence MRDDGRKDQLGSPSSPRQNSIQLNGAAESGLNHTGASWQLPSQAPSPDPVPNRTASREQWDGKYEFLLSCLGYCVGLGNVWRFPYLCYRNGGGVFLIPYFLMLFVTGVPLFLMELCLGQYGAAGPIAVWKCCPLLKGIGIGMVCVAVLVSLYYNVIIAWTFYYLGSSFQSPLPWSCDALANAAICNSSSGESLSPSEIFWNNDPEKASVVVLYVAFQGRRYGLISFCLAFPASERVLGVVNSEGLHDPGPVRPPLALCLLAAWIIVFLCMLKGIHSAGKVVYVTATFPYFVLIVLIIRGVTLEGSLQGIAFYLTPDWRRLASAQVWNDAASQIFYSLGIGVGGVLSMASYNKFDNNVIRDTVIIATGNCLSSFFAGFAIFSVLGHMAWRRGVPVANVAVSGKYSIGIGVAYAERENSRLAARISGFDICPGLAFVAYPEALALLPGSAFWSVLFFLMLFMLGIDTLFGNIEGITTAVLDEFPQLRGNAKYKSLFLAVLCFCFYLMGLLLVTDGGIYWFTLIDSFSTSFGLIIITLFMCIGISFFYGVNQFCQDIIDMIQHCPPWCSKVLLYFKACWVVFTPFLLLFILCYIFIEMYNTSLHYGSYVYPRWGKALGVCMASICCLQILIWAIVAIYKETGTLKERFHKTIRPLNSWRTNNGAGRVQGSMDTERLEGLFTVTLTEMDFNAMTWEEGCDGMRNSEGT; translated from the exons ATGAGGGACGACGGCCGCAAAGATCAACTCGGCAGCCCGTCGTCGCCCCGCCAG aaTTCAATACAGTTGAACGGAGCCGCCGAAAGTGGCCTCAACCACACAGGCGCGTCGTGGCAGCTCCCATCCCAAGCCCCGAGTCCAGACCCCGTCCCAAACCGGACGGCGTCCAGGGAGCAGTGGGACGGGAAGTACGAGTTCCTGCTTTCTTGCCTGGGATACTGTGTGGGTTTAGGGAACGTGTGGCGGTTCCCTTACCTTTGCTATCGCAATGGAGGCG GTGTCTTTCTTATCCCCTACTTCCTCATGCTCTTTGTTACGGGCGTTCCGCTCTTCCTCATGGAGCTCTGTCTCGGCCAGTACGGCGCGGCCGGGCCCATCGCCGTGTGGAAATGCTGCCCCCTGCTTAAAG GTATCGGCATCGGGATGGTCTGCGTGGCCGTGCTGGTGTCTCTATACTACAACGTCATTATAGCCTGGACCTTTTATTACCTGGGCAGCTCGTTCCAGAGCCCGCTGCCCTGGTCGTGCGACGCCCTCGCCAACGCTGCCATCTGCAATAGCTCCAGTGGGGAAAGCCTCAGCCCCTCAGAGATCTTCTGGAA caACGATCCAGAAAAGGCTTCCGTTGTTGTCCTATACGTTGCTTTTCAAGGACGACGGTATGGGCTCATTTCTTTTTGTCTCGCGTTTCCTGCCAGCGAGCGCGTGCTGGGTGTCGTGAACAGTGAGGGCCTTCATGACCCGGGCCCAGTCCGCCCGCCCCTGGCCCTGTGCCTCCTGGCTGCCTGGATCATCGTCTTCCTGTGCATGCTCAAGGGCATCCACAGCGCTGGCAAG GTGGTCTATGTCACGGCTACGTTCCCGTACTTTGTACTGATCGTTTTGATCATCAGAGGCGTTACGCTGGAAGGCTCTCTTCAGGGCATCGCTTTCTACCTCACACCAGACTGGAGACGCTTAGCCAGTGCGCAG GTATGGAATGATGCAGCTTCGCAGATCTTCTACTCGTTGGGTATTGGAGTCGGAGGAGTGCTTTCCATGGCCTCCTATAATAAGTTTGACAACAATGTCATTCG GGACACGGTAATTATCGCCACTGGAAACTGCCTCTCCAGCTTTTTTGCAGGATTTGCTATATTTTCAGTCCTAGGCCACATGGCGTGGAGGAGAGGGGTGCCTGTTGCAAACGTGGCAGTTTCCGGTAAGTAttcaattggaattggggtcgccTACGCAGAGCGGGAAAATAGTCGGCTCGCAGCCAGGATTTCGGGGTTCGACATCT GTCCGGGATTAgcatttgtggcttacccagAGGCCCTCGCTCTGCTGCCTGGTTCGGCGTTCTGGTCCGTTCTCTTCTTCCTGATGCTTTTCATGTTGGGAATTGACACGCTT TTTGGCAACATTGAGGGCATAACCACTGCGGTACTCGATGAGTTTCCACAACTGCGAGGGAACGCCAAGTACAAGTCCTTGTTTCTGGCCGTGCTCTGCTTTTGCTTCTACTTGATGGGGCTCCTGTTAGTCACTGAT GGGGGCATTTACTGGTTTACGCTCATCGACTCCTTCAGCACTAGTTTTggcctcatcatcatcaccctCTTCATGTGCATTGGCATCTCCTTCTTCTACG GAGTCAACCAGTTTTGCCAGGACATCATCGACATGATCCAGCACTGCCCTCCCTGGTGCAGCAAAGTATTGTTGTACTTCAAAGCATGCTGGGTGGTCTTcactccttttcttcttttg TTCATCCTGTGCTACATCTTCATTGAGATGTACAACACGTCCCTGCACTACGGCTCCTACGTGTATCCTCGCTGGGGGAAAGCGTTGGGGGTGTGCATGGCTTCGATCTGCTGTCTGCAGATCCTCATCTGGGCCATCGTAGCCATCTACAAAGAAACCGGAACACTGAAAGAA CGCTTCCACAAAACCATTCGACCGCTGAACTCCTGGCGGACAAACAACGGCGCAGGGAGAGTGCAGGGGAGCATGGATACAGAGAGGTTGGAGGGTCTATTCACAGTTACTCTCACCGAGATGGACTTCAACGCGATGACGTGGGAGGAGGGATGTGACGGCATGAGGAACAGTGAAGGCACATAG
- the slc6a7 gene encoding sodium-dependent proline transporter isoform X4 has protein sequence MRDDGRKDQLGSPSSPRQNSIQLNGAAESGLNHTGASWQLPSQAPSPDPVPNRTASREQWDGKYEFLLSCLGYCVGLGNVWRFPYLCYRNGGGVFLIPYFLMLFVTGVPLFLMELCLGQYGAAGPIAVWKCCPLLKGIGIGMVCVAVLVSLYYNVIIAWTFYYLGSSFQSPLPWSCDALANAAICNSSSGESLSPSEIFWNERVLGVVNSEGLHDPGPVRPPLALCLLAAWIIVFLCMLKGIHSAGKVVYVTATFPYFVLIVLIIRGVTLEGSLQGIAFYLTPDWRRLASAQVWNDAASQIFYSLGIGVGGVLSMASYNKFDNNVIRDTVIIATGNCLSSFFAGFAIFSVLGHMAWRRGVPVANVAVSGPGLAFVAYPEALALLPGSAFWSVLFFLMLFMLGIDTLFGNIEGITTAVLDEFPQLRGNAKYKSLFLAVLCFCFYLMGLLLVTDGGIYWFTLIDSFSTSFGLIIITLFMCIGISFFYGVNQFCQDIIDMIQHCPPWCSKVLLYFKACWVVFTPFLLLFILCYIFIEMYNTSLHYGSYVYPRWGKALGVCMASICCLQILIWAIVAIYKETGTLKERFHKTIRPLNSWRTNNGAGRVQGSMDTERLEGLFTVTLTEMDFNAMTWEEGCDGMRNSEGT, from the exons ATGAGGGACGACGGCCGCAAAGATCAACTCGGCAGCCCGTCGTCGCCCCGCCAG aaTTCAATACAGTTGAACGGAGCCGCCGAAAGTGGCCTCAACCACACAGGCGCGTCGTGGCAGCTCCCATCCCAAGCCCCGAGTCCAGACCCCGTCCCAAACCGGACGGCGTCCAGGGAGCAGTGGGACGGGAAGTACGAGTTCCTGCTTTCTTGCCTGGGATACTGTGTGGGTTTAGGGAACGTGTGGCGGTTCCCTTACCTTTGCTATCGCAATGGAGGCG GTGTCTTTCTTATCCCCTACTTCCTCATGCTCTTTGTTACGGGCGTTCCGCTCTTCCTCATGGAGCTCTGTCTCGGCCAGTACGGCGCGGCCGGGCCCATCGCCGTGTGGAAATGCTGCCCCCTGCTTAAAG GTATCGGCATCGGGATGGTCTGCGTGGCCGTGCTGGTGTCTCTATACTACAACGTCATTATAGCCTGGACCTTTTATTACCTGGGCAGCTCGTTCCAGAGCCCGCTGCCCTGGTCGTGCGACGCCCTCGCCAACGCTGCCATCTGCAATAGCTCCAGTGGGGAAAGCCTCAGCCCCTCAGAGATCTTCTGGAA CGAGCGCGTGCTGGGTGTCGTGAACAGTGAGGGCCTTCATGACCCGGGCCCAGTCCGCCCGCCCCTGGCCCTGTGCCTCCTGGCTGCCTGGATCATCGTCTTCCTGTGCATGCTCAAGGGCATCCACAGCGCTGGCAAG GTGGTCTATGTCACGGCTACGTTCCCGTACTTTGTACTGATCGTTTTGATCATCAGAGGCGTTACGCTGGAAGGCTCTCTTCAGGGCATCGCTTTCTACCTCACACCAGACTGGAGACGCTTAGCCAGTGCGCAG GTATGGAATGATGCAGCTTCGCAGATCTTCTACTCGTTGGGTATTGGAGTCGGAGGAGTGCTTTCCATGGCCTCCTATAATAAGTTTGACAACAATGTCATTCG GGACACGGTAATTATCGCCACTGGAAACTGCCTCTCCAGCTTTTTTGCAGGATTTGCTATATTTTCAGTCCTAGGCCACATGGCGTGGAGGAGAGGGGTGCCTGTTGCAAACGTGGCAGTTTCCG GTCCGGGATTAgcatttgtggcttacccagAGGCCCTCGCTCTGCTGCCTGGTTCGGCGTTCTGGTCCGTTCTCTTCTTCCTGATGCTTTTCATGTTGGGAATTGACACGCTT TTTGGCAACATTGAGGGCATAACCACTGCGGTACTCGATGAGTTTCCACAACTGCGAGGGAACGCCAAGTACAAGTCCTTGTTTCTGGCCGTGCTCTGCTTTTGCTTCTACTTGATGGGGCTCCTGTTAGTCACTGAT GGGGGCATTTACTGGTTTACGCTCATCGACTCCTTCAGCACTAGTTTTggcctcatcatcatcaccctCTTCATGTGCATTGGCATCTCCTTCTTCTACG GAGTCAACCAGTTTTGCCAGGACATCATCGACATGATCCAGCACTGCCCTCCCTGGTGCAGCAAAGTATTGTTGTACTTCAAAGCATGCTGGGTGGTCTTcactccttttcttcttttg TTCATCCTGTGCTACATCTTCATTGAGATGTACAACACGTCCCTGCACTACGGCTCCTACGTGTATCCTCGCTGGGGGAAAGCGTTGGGGGTGTGCATGGCTTCGATCTGCTGTCTGCAGATCCTCATCTGGGCCATCGTAGCCATCTACAAAGAAACCGGAACACTGAAAGAA CGCTTCCACAAAACCATTCGACCGCTGAACTCCTGGCGGACAAACAACGGCGCAGGGAGAGTGCAGGGGAGCATGGATACAGAGAGGTTGGAGGGTCTATTCACAGTTACTCTCACCGAGATGGACTTCAACGCGATGACGTGGGAGGAGGGATGTGACGGCATGAGGAACAGTGAAGGCACATAG